One window of Candidatus Nitrospira kreftii genomic DNA carries:
- a CDS encoding hypothetical protein (conserved exported protein of unknown function), producing the protein MMSMLISYRYAVLLPSLLVVVTSCAQSAVQGNSSQEYLGMGIVSGTLGEQQRVAQCVGEPSSVSVVGQVQVLEGGAYLIRDVQGQEIRIPHDENTRIDRPAHVGDRIQSWLDRHGRAVLIRSLDGSGR; encoded by the coding sequence ATGATGTCTATGCTCATATCCTACCGATATGCGGTGTTGTTGCCTTCTCTGCTGGTCGTGGTGACAAGCTGTGCTCAGTCTGCTGTGCAGGGGAATTCGTCACAGGAGTATCTGGGGATGGGGATCGTGTCGGGGACGTTAGGTGAGCAACAGCGTGTTGCCCAGTGTGTCGGGGAGCCTTCCTCTGTATCCGTAGTCGGCCAAGTGCAGGTCTTGGAGGGTGGCGCGTACCTGATCCGAGACGTCCAGGGGCAGGAAATCCGTATTCCGCATGACGAGAATACTCGGATCGATCGCCCGGCCCATGTGGGCGACCGCATTCAATCCTGGCTCGATCGCCACGGGCGCGCCGTGCTCATCCGCAGTCTCGATGGAAGTGGTCGATAG
- a CDS encoding hypothetical protein (conserved protein of unknown function), protein MSSWVCWLPALLGAGLIGWGFQGMRFRPWAAEKKQEIGRLTEELALWQKHQMGVRTIEKRVEVPVEKIVEKPVERQVDNPAHLARIKTLESEVAVIGGLREQIAKLEARPPKIVEKVVEKRVEVPVEKIVEKPVERQVDNPAHVARITALESEVAVIGGLREQIAKLEARPPGIVEKVVEKRVEVPVEKLVEKIVYRDKPGPTKTPQTTVSDDVRKAPRHSPDDLK, encoded by the coding sequence ATGAGCTCGTGGGTCTGTTGGTTGCCTGCCTTGCTGGGTGCAGGGCTGATCGGGTGGGGTTTCCAAGGTATGCGATTTCGTCCGTGGGCGGCTGAAAAAAAGCAGGAAATCGGACGACTAACCGAAGAACTTGCTCTGTGGCAAAAGCACCAGATGGGAGTTCGGACAATTGAGAAACGGGTGGAAGTGCCGGTCGAGAAGATCGTGGAGAAGCCAGTGGAGCGGCAGGTAGACAATCCGGCGCACCTGGCACGGATCAAGACACTCGAGAGCGAGGTGGCCGTGATTGGGGGGCTGCGGGAGCAGATTGCGAAGCTGGAGGCGCGGCCGCCGAAGATTGTCGAGAAGGTGGTGGAGAAGCGAGTGGAAGTGCCGGTGGAGAAGATCGTGGAGAAGCCGGTAGAGCGGCAGGTAGACAATCCGGCGCACGTGGCCCGGATCACGGCACTGGAGAGTGAAGTGGCGGTGATCGGGGGATTGCGGGAACAGATCGCCAAGTTGGAAGCCCGGCCACCAGGGATCGTCGAGAAGGTGGTGGAGAAGCGCGTGGAAGTGCCGGTCGAGAAACTGGTGGAAAAAATCGTGTACCGGGACAAACCAGGCCCGACTAAAACGCCTCAAACGACTGTATCGGACGACGTCAGGAAGGCTCCTCGACACAGTCCGGATGATCTCAAATGA
- a CDS encoding hypothetical protein (conserved protein of unknown function), translated as MYSKDSKLVGIGVVLIILTFLLCQESPTSTPSRSTTQSTSTSSPVTTPAEPSIPSPAVMKKKIDDVLTGRTITFQTNSAVLLPEGRSTLGQVLPILQQNHTAAFEIGGHTDNVGAEDRNLALSENRAKAVMDYLVSKGVAANRLTFKGYGASRPLADNATAEGRSRNRRIEFLVRVKGEQP; from the coding sequence ATGTACAGCAAGGATTCCAAGTTGGTTGGAATCGGAGTCGTCCTGATTATCTTGACCTTCCTTCTTTGTCAGGAGTCGCCCACCTCGACTCCATCGCGGTCCACGACCCAATCAACGAGTACCTCTTCCCCTGTGACAACACCGGCGGAACCATCGATCCCCTCCCCGGCAGTCATGAAGAAAAAGATTGATGACGTGTTGACCGGCCGAACCATCACCTTTCAAACCAACAGTGCTGTCCTTCTGCCGGAAGGCCGGTCGACTCTCGGTCAGGTCTTGCCGATTCTACAACAGAACCACACTGCCGCCTTTGAAATTGGCGGGCATACCGATAACGTCGGGGCGGAAGACAGGAACCTGGCGCTGTCAGAAAATCGTGCGAAAGCCGTCATGGACTACTTGGTGTCGAAAGGAGTGGCTGCCAATCGACTCACGTTCAAAGGCTATGGAGCTTCGCGTCCGCTCGCCGATAACGCGACGGCAGAAGGGCGATCCCGAAATAGGAGAATCGAATTCCTCGTTCGGGTGAAAGGAGAGCAGCCATGA
- a CDS encoding hypothetical protein (conserved protein of unknown function), with product MNAPLARWDEAYGYRSTNLPPSNTSSSDSLFIVASFSGGGTRASALAYGVLQELARTSIRWEGIDKRLVDELNIINALSGGSFTAAYYGLYGDRIFQDFEHRFLRKNWESELRSRIFRSPSNWLRLWSPYFGRAHIFSELLDEALFDGHTFGDLVAQHRRPMIFIHASDMVSLSRFEFNQFQFDLICSDLNQLPISVATASSAALPVILSPISMTNYAGQCGYHPSMLLQEAKKTSLGRQRANELRSYLDPKKRPYIHLLDGGLSDNIGMREVLENTAFVGDLESTFLSLGAKQIRKLVYLIVNAETRQDPSQYTLNNIPGLMRVSRALVDIPIDRYSTDTIELLEETIQQWRFQLRQRSEGTSSIFAPNADIYFINVSLTEVTDPEEESRLMNIPTNLALTNEEVDHLLLAGSRLLRDSPEFQRLISDLGKDAAASSELSTDPPKP from the coding sequence ATGAATGCGCCGTTGGCGAGATGGGACGAAGCCTACGGCTACCGCTCTACCAACCTCCCTCCGTCAAATACAAGCAGTTCCGACAGCCTCTTCATCGTGGCCTCGTTCTCTGGTGGTGGCACGCGCGCGTCAGCCTTGGCCTATGGCGTGCTGCAGGAACTGGCGCGAACATCGATCCGGTGGGAAGGCATTGATAAGCGGTTGGTCGACGAGTTGAACATCATCAATGCCCTGTCCGGCGGAAGTTTCACCGCCGCCTACTACGGCCTCTACGGCGACAGGATCTTTCAGGATTTTGAACACCGGTTTCTCCGCAAAAACTGGGAGAGCGAGCTGCGGTCTCGGATTTTTCGTTCGCCCTCCAATTGGCTACGACTTTGGTCGCCGTATTTTGGTCGCGCCCATATCTTTTCTGAGCTGTTGGATGAAGCGCTGTTCGATGGACACACATTCGGCGACCTGGTCGCCCAGCACCGTCGACCCATGATTTTCATCCATGCCTCTGATATGGTCAGTCTCTCGCGGTTCGAATTCAACCAATTCCAGTTCGACCTGATCTGCTCCGACCTCAACCAGCTTCCTATCTCGGTGGCGACCGCCTCATCAGCTGCACTGCCGGTGATTCTCAGCCCTATTTCGATGACGAACTATGCCGGACAATGCGGATATCATCCCTCGATGTTACTGCAAGAGGCGAAGAAAACATCTTTGGGCAGACAGCGAGCGAACGAGCTACGGTCATACCTCGATCCCAAGAAACGCCCCTATATCCACCTGCTGGACGGTGGGCTGTCCGACAACATCGGCATGCGAGAAGTGCTGGAGAATACGGCATTCGTCGGGGACCTGGAATCGACATTCCTGTCGTTGGGTGCGAAGCAGATCAGAAAATTGGTCTATCTGATCGTCAATGCCGAGACTAGGCAGGACCCGAGCCAATACACCCTGAACAACATCCCCGGCCTCATGCGGGTCAGCCGGGCGCTCGTCGACATTCCCATCGATCGTTATTCGACCGACACCATAGAACTGTTGGAGGAAACCATCCAGCAATGGCGATTCCAACTTCGCCAGCGATCGGAAGGCACGTCAAGCATTTTCGCCCCCAACGCGGACATCTATTTCATCAACGTCAGCCTGACCGAAGTGACTGATCCGGAGGAAGAATCGCGCTTGATGAATATCCCCACCAACCTCGCGCTCACCAACGAGGAGGTCGATCATCTCCTGCTGGCCGGATCGCGCTTACTTCGCGATAGTCCTGAATTTCAGCGATTGATCAGCGATCTGGGGAAAGATGCCGCGGCGAGTTCCGAGCTGTCTACGGACCCACCAAAACCGTAG
- a CDS encoding hypothetical protein (conserved exported protein of unknown function), which yields MAKYPLKVFRVPGMVAFCVMVAYVPLVGAVAQAAEWVNVGGTHKFDRYVDMTTIGVSGQRVTLWTMRDFRVERAIPRGPYRSIRIKRQYDCHGKKSRSLHQWFYKQAMGQGRVLYAAQATREWSRVIPGSDDESEMKIACGW from the coding sequence ATGGCGAAATATCCACTCAAAGTATTCCGCGTTCCCGGGATGGTGGCCTTCTGTGTGATGGTGGCGTATGTTCCTCTGGTCGGCGCCGTTGCGCAGGCAGCGGAATGGGTGAACGTCGGCGGAACTCACAAGTTCGACCGCTATGTAGACATGACCACTATCGGAGTTTCCGGACAACGGGTCACACTCTGGACCATGCGAGACTTTCGCGTAGAACGAGCGATTCCCCGAGGTCCCTATCGCTCAATCAGGATTAAACGCCAATACGATTGTCATGGGAAGAAGAGTCGATCACTGCATCAGTGGTTCTATAAACAGGCTATGGGACAAGGCCGCGTGCTCTATGCGGCACAGGCCACACGGGAGTGGTCCCGTGTGATTCCCGGCAGTGATGACGAATCAGAAATGAAAATCGCCTGTGGCTGGTAG
- a CDS encoding Glutathione peroxidase yields the protein MPTALHLRAYLIVLSLLLFGMGAFAGDYGKVFAGEKQLRAQPMGHDSSAPLYKFRLPDIDGHPIDLQTFKGKVLLIVNTASMCGNTPQYAGLQEMYDRYRDRGFEVLAFPANDFGQQEPGTNEEIKGFCYTKYSISFPLFSKISVTGTSQHPLYQYLTKESPFPGRVTWNFQKYLVDRSGQVIGKYDPGMNPLSQPIIADLEKALAKS from the coding sequence ATGCCAACCGCTCTCCACCTAAGAGCCTACCTAATTGTTCTGAGTCTCCTTTTATTTGGAATGGGCGCATTTGCAGGGGATTACGGAAAGGTGTTTGCCGGTGAGAAGCAGCTCAGGGCGCAACCAATGGGTCATGACTCCTCGGCGCCTCTCTACAAGTTTCGGCTTCCGGATATCGACGGCCACCCCATCGACCTGCAGACCTTCAAAGGAAAGGTCCTGTTGATCGTGAACACGGCGAGCATGTGCGGGAATACTCCGCAATATGCCGGTCTTCAAGAAATGTATGACCGATATCGAGACCGTGGATTCGAGGTGTTGGCCTTTCCGGCCAATGATTTTGGTCAACAGGAACCAGGGACGAATGAGGAGATCAAAGGCTTTTGTTACACGAAGTACAGTATCAGCTTCCCCCTCTTCTCCAAAATCAGCGTCACGGGAACATCGCAGCATCCGCTCTATCAATACCTCACCAAAGAGAGTCCCTTCCCAGGCCGGGTGACCTGGAACTTTCAAAAGTATCTCGTGGATCGGTCTGGTCAGGTGATTGGAAAATACGATCCGGGAATGAATCCACTGTCACAGCCGATAATTGCCGATCTTGAAAAAGCGTTGGCAAAAAGTTGA
- a CDS encoding RNA polymerase sigma factor, with protein sequence MRNDHLREVDEGIPSLESSEQDDVYRDDPSSGALLDHIVRSDESNTSLDAPGESDSDTRVSQNRFALESHYFRSFRGTALLTSKEEVALAKNIDEGTRRIKTALKNASAFLTAHVPSASVRDAVQELTTIRQLSGLSAIVLDRAEALLAAGLSSTSQIGAFLPSEAHRELSSLLAAIQQARRQLEEAKDELVRHNLRLVIDVAKRYSSHGLTLLDLVQEGNIGLMKAAERYQYRKGFKFSTYATWWIRQGITRALSDQSRVIRVPVHQVEAASRIARAGRHLELQLGRPAQIEDIARVLRLRPERVRDTVAAFQEPVGLETPIGEDQVIGSLIPDEQTAPPDHYMHRVEREQQLDRLLSPLTSREQAVIRMRFGIGSDRIMTLVEIGEQLDLSRERVRQIEAHALRKLKSPATRETLASIQ encoded by the coding sequence ATGAGGAATGACCACCTACGAGAAGTCGATGAGGGAATCCCTTCCCTGGAAAGCTCTGAGCAGGATGATGTGTACAGAGACGACCCCTCGTCTGGGGCACTCTTGGATCACATCGTTCGTAGCGATGAATCCAACACATCGTTAGACGCACCTGGTGAGAGTGATTCGGACACCCGAGTCTCGCAGAATCGGTTTGCCCTCGAATCTCACTATTTTCGGTCGTTTCGAGGCACAGCACTATTGACCTCGAAAGAAGAGGTGGCGTTGGCTAAAAACATTGATGAGGGTACACGACGCATTAAGACAGCTTTGAAAAATGCGAGTGCCTTCCTGACGGCGCATGTTCCATCGGCCTCCGTCAGGGATGCGGTTCAAGAGCTCACCACCATTCGACAACTCAGTGGTCTTTCCGCCATCGTGCTAGATCGGGCCGAGGCCCTTCTCGCAGCGGGTCTGAGCTCGACATCACAGATTGGAGCCTTTCTACCTTCAGAAGCCCATCGAGAACTCAGCTCCTTGCTGGCTGCAATCCAACAGGCACGTCGTCAGTTGGAGGAGGCAAAAGATGAACTTGTGCGGCATAATTTGCGCTTGGTCATCGATGTCGCCAAGCGCTATAGCTCGCACGGCCTCACACTGTTGGACCTGGTCCAGGAAGGCAATATCGGTCTGATGAAAGCAGCGGAGCGTTACCAATACCGCAAAGGGTTCAAGTTCAGCACCTATGCCACGTGGTGGATTCGTCAAGGCATCACCCGTGCGCTCTCCGACCAATCTCGGGTCATTCGCGTGCCGGTTCACCAAGTAGAGGCCGCAAGCCGTATCGCCCGTGCTGGACGGCACTTGGAATTGCAGCTCGGCCGTCCAGCACAAATAGAGGATATCGCTCGAGTCCTTCGGCTTCGTCCCGAACGAGTGCGCGACACCGTTGCAGCCTTTCAGGAACCAGTGGGCCTTGAAACCCCTATCGGAGAGGATCAGGTCATCGGATCACTCATTCCCGATGAGCAGACGGCTCCGCCGGACCACTACATGCATCGAGTGGAACGTGAGCAGCAACTCGACCGCCTCTTGAGCCCGTTGACCTCACGAGAACAAGCTGTGATCCGCATGCGATTTGGGATCGGTTCAGACAGGATTATGACCCTTGTAGAAATCGGCGAGCAGCTGGATCTCAGCCGAGAACGGGTTCGCCAAATCGAAGCCCATGCCCTTCGAAAACTCAAATCGCCTGCAACGAGGGAGACCCTCGCCTCGATCCAGTAA
- a CDS encoding hypothetical protein (conserved exported protein of unknown function), whose translation MMRLQCSLLQSLATVLLLSQIGCGATQLGMCAPHTREEGNPVGTWTECFEQPISHAGITHSVFCLNNDTSKPPVLLLHELTGLSPGTLAYAEELSKDFTVYVPLLFGEKGKFSLMSGLSAYWFRGLGEFFPGGEWGIPAHGSAPIVNWLRGVVRQIGERHGSQHIGLIGNCVTGPIPIALLDHPRVSAAVVAQPALPMRFWWYSDADKASLGLSTDDLQFADHSNAKIYGLRFETDCMSDRAKLHTLHDRFGVRFLNGEISASQYQREGQRIKAHSTLIGSWKKDDEAGQPSRDTRAQVRAFLLTQLRESSHKP comes from the coding sequence ATGATGAGATTACAGTGCTCTCTCCTACAATCTCTTGCAACCGTCCTGCTCCTCTCGCAGATCGGCTGTGGAGCCACTCAGCTCGGCATGTGCGCGCCGCACACGAGAGAAGAAGGGAACCCAGTCGGCACATGGACCGAATGTTTTGAGCAACCCATTTCACACGCTGGAATCACCCATTCCGTATTCTGCCTGAATAACGACACCTCCAAGCCGCCGGTACTCCTGCTTCATGAATTGACAGGATTGTCTCCCGGGACATTGGCCTACGCAGAAGAGCTTTCGAAAGATTTCACTGTCTACGTGCCACTGTTGTTCGGCGAGAAAGGGAAGTTTTCACTGATGAGCGGATTATCAGCGTATTGGTTTCGAGGTCTTGGTGAGTTTTTCCCTGGCGGCGAATGGGGAATCCCTGCCCATGGCAGTGCGCCCATCGTCAATTGGCTCCGTGGCGTAGTACGGCAGATAGGAGAGCGGCACGGCTCCCAGCATATCGGTCTCATCGGTAACTGCGTGACCGGGCCAATCCCCATCGCGTTGCTCGATCATCCACGCGTGTCTGCTGCCGTAGTGGCGCAGCCTGCGCTGCCCATGCGTTTCTGGTGGTATTCGGATGCCGACAAGGCATCGCTCGGGCTCTCGACCGACGATCTCCAGTTCGCCGATCACAGCAACGCAAAGATCTACGGGTTGCGGTTTGAAACCGACTGTATGTCGGACCGAGCAAAGCTGCACACCTTGCACGACCGATTTGGCGTTCGGTTTTTGAACGGAGAAATATCGGCGAGCCAATACCAGCGGGAAGGGCAACGGATTAAGGCGCACAGCACCTTGATCGGATCGTGGAAGAAGGACGACGAAGCAGGACAGCCGTCGCGAGATACGCGTGCGCAGGTCCGGGCCTTTCTGCTCACCCAATTACGCGAGAGCAGCCACAAACCATGA
- a CDS encoding hypothetical protein (conserved protein of unknown function), with amino-acid sequence MTERRLFYATNRNHLGNDRWHPDGYGKKFSDDGVENLRFGRLTVEVDESKLAKHLEADRGSMGQGDGEGLIKYLAKCTDSADIIAYREKINRSIAEDQQDNIKLGSQGAFSDLQTIMRKNTDVLLYIHGFNVSWADAVGSALSLQEMLNHCPDGDTEQRVQVVLFSWPSDGMALPFVSYKSDRSEAAGSGNAVGRAILKVRDFLASLRRADATLCKQDLHILCHSMGNYLLQNALERCDAFTPGNALPRLFEHIFLCAPDVDDTALETGQPLERLHELARSVSVYHNRGDVALVVSDFTKGNPDRLGSNGPARPAVVHNKVHQVDCTPIVKGRVEHSYYLVGHVNADIRMSIDGLQHDDPRRRRNRVGLMGNQWEMRST; translated from the coding sequence ATGACTGAGCGACGACTGTTTTATGCCACAAACCGCAACCATCTCGGCAACGATCGTTGGCACCCGGATGGGTATGGAAAAAAATTCAGCGACGACGGGGTTGAAAATCTCCGATTTGGCCGATTGACCGTCGAAGTGGATGAATCCAAGCTGGCCAAGCATCTTGAGGCAGACCGGGGATCCATGGGGCAAGGCGACGGGGAAGGACTGATCAAGTATTTGGCCAAATGTACGGACTCCGCCGACATCATCGCCTATCGTGAAAAGATAAATCGGTCCATCGCCGAGGACCAACAGGACAATATCAAACTGGGATCGCAAGGGGCGTTCTCCGATCTCCAAACGATCATGCGCAAGAACACCGATGTACTGCTGTATATCCATGGCTTCAACGTCTCCTGGGCCGATGCCGTCGGCTCTGCGCTCTCGCTTCAAGAGATGCTGAATCACTGTCCCGATGGGGATACCGAGCAGCGTGTACAAGTGGTGCTCTTTAGCTGGCCCTCTGACGGGATGGCCCTCCCCTTCGTCTCTTATAAGTCAGATCGATCGGAAGCGGCGGGCTCAGGAAATGCCGTCGGTCGCGCCATTCTCAAAGTACGAGACTTTCTCGCAAGCCTGCGACGCGCAGATGCAACCCTCTGCAAGCAGGACCTTCATATCCTCTGCCATTCGATGGGTAATTACTTGTTACAGAACGCACTCGAGCGGTGTGACGCCTTCACACCGGGCAACGCCTTGCCGCGTCTGTTCGAACACATCTTTCTCTGCGCGCCGGATGTCGACGACACGGCATTGGAGACGGGACAACCGTTGGAGCGACTGCATGAATTGGCCAGAAGCGTCAGTGTCTACCATAATCGGGGCGATGTCGCGTTGGTGGTATCGGATTTCACGAAAGGCAATCCCGACCGTCTTGGATCCAATGGGCCGGCGAGACCAGCTGTGGTGCACAACAAAGTGCACCAAGTTGATTGCACGCCGATCGTCAAGGGCCGGGTCGAACACAGTTACTATCTCGTCGGTCACGTCAATGCCGACATTCGCATGAGCATTGACGGCCTCCAGCATGACGACCCACGACGGCGACGCAATCGAGTCGGCCTCATGGGCAATCAATGGGAAATGCGATCCACCTAA
- a CDS encoding Amine oxidase, protein MARTAAFRSFARLMTAAYLAEQRGGSATDALEALREKTQAQASHRISRRQFLLTAGATGATLALNSLASFPPYIAVATPSPSSLSVGIVGAGLAGLTCADRLKTRGVRASIYDAGGRAGGRCWSLRDFFPGQVAERGGELIDTLQNTMRGYAKRFSLRLEDVTTQPGEVFYYFSGQRYSEAAIVAEFREFVSVMRTDLRRLSREVTATNHTTDDVALDQTSLLAYLEGHNGARASAGPVTKAAIIAAYEAEYGLAADEQSCLNFLLFMHPDRRSTFTPFGVFSDERYHLVDGNDRIIEGLTRELPGQIIYNSRLLRVRRLSDGRIELTVQQGTRTVTFAHDVVVLAIPFTTLRLVELDAGLALPPGQRLAILTLGYGTNAKLNIGFSRRPWREIGGNGTAYSDLPNHQATWEPNPTLGSNTRGILLDYSGGQRGARLNPATVQIEAQRFLQDLERLYPGAMDAATQIHGQYRAQLEHWPSNPMTKGSYTSYRPGQFTALAGLEGVRTGNLLFAGEHTNSFYEWQGFMEGAALSGIAAAQSILATAKMR, encoded by the coding sequence ATGGCTCGGACTGCCGCCTTTCGTTCTTTCGCACGGCTGATGACCGCCGCCTATCTCGCCGAACAGCGAGGCGGTTCGGCGACTGATGCGCTTGAAGCCTTGCGAGAGAAGACTCAGGCTCAGGCTTCACATAGGATCTCGCGCCGACAATTTTTGCTCACGGCTGGAGCCACTGGGGCAACTCTTGCCCTCAACTCTCTCGCAAGTTTTCCACCCTACATCGCCGTTGCCACCCCGTCCCCCTCCTCACTTTCAGTGGGTATCGTCGGAGCTGGACTGGCTGGATTGACCTGTGCCGACAGGTTGAAGACCCGCGGCGTTCGAGCATCTATTTACGACGCAGGAGGTCGTGCCGGTGGACGCTGTTGGTCGTTACGCGACTTCTTCCCCGGCCAAGTCGCAGAACGGGGCGGGGAGCTGATCGACACGCTCCAGAACACCATGCGGGGATACGCAAAGCGCTTCAGTTTGAGGCTCGAAGACGTCACTACACAGCCCGGAGAAGTCTTCTACTACTTCTCCGGACAACGGTATTCGGAGGCTGCGATTGTCGCTGAGTTTCGTGAGTTTGTCTCGGTCATGCGGACTGATCTTCGCCGTCTCTCGCGAGAAGTCACAGCGACTAACCATACGACGGATGATGTGGCCCTCGATCAAACGAGTCTGCTCGCCTATCTGGAAGGGCACAATGGGGCCCGTGCTTCAGCCGGTCCAGTTACCAAGGCTGCCATCATCGCCGCCTATGAAGCGGAATACGGGCTTGCGGCAGACGAACAAAGCTGCCTCAACTTTCTCCTCTTCATGCATCCTGACCGCCGCTCTACCTTCACGCCGTTTGGGGTATTCAGCGACGAACGGTATCACCTCGTCGACGGCAATGACCGTATCATTGAAGGGCTGACTCGAGAACTTCCTGGGCAGATCATCTATAACAGTAGACTCCTCCGTGTTCGACGCCTGAGTGACGGGCGAATCGAATTGACCGTCCAGCAAGGAACCCGCACCGTCACGTTTGCTCATGACGTGGTTGTGCTGGCGATCCCGTTTACGACGTTGCGCCTCGTGGAGCTCGACGCCGGCCTCGCACTCCCGCCTGGTCAACGCTTGGCAATCCTCACGTTGGGGTACGGCACCAACGCCAAACTGAACATCGGCTTTTCGCGCCGCCCATGGCGCGAGATCGGGGGCAATGGGACAGCCTATTCCGATCTGCCCAACCATCAAGCCACGTGGGAACCTAACCCGACCTTGGGGTCAAACACGAGAGGGATTCTGCTCGACTATTCGGGCGGACAACGCGGTGCTCGATTGAACCCCGCAACAGTTCAGATCGAAGCGCAACGATTCTTGCAGGATCTTGAACGCCTGTATCCGGGAGCCATGGACGCTGCCACCCAGATTCATGGGCAGTACCGTGCCCAGCTTGAACATTGGCCATCAAATCCTATGACGAAGGGAAGCTATACCAGTTATCGTCCTGGTCAATTTACGGCCCTGGCTGGTCTGGAGGGTGTCCGGACAGGAAATCTCTTGTTCGCCGGCGAACACACAAATTCCTTCTACGAGTGGCAGGGATTTATGGAAGGCGCAGCCCTCTCCGGCATCGCCGCCGCACAATCCATATTGGCCACAGCTAAAATGCGCTGA
- a CDS encoding hypothetical protein (conserved protein of unknown function), translated as MKAATAFRFLLLVIPVAWVVIRLLPAEHTQYGNLRAIASQERQSHEETTGHNKEASDTFASHESSFRAHYQTHFATSGYDFNHYRLAYKYGFDLALDPDNRKMEWNTLELQARQNWNEKLMGLWSQYHQAVRYGWEQNLKLNDG; from the coding sequence ATGAAAGCCGCCACTGCGTTTCGATTCCTCCTCTTGGTGATTCCTGTCGCCTGGGTGGTCATTCGCCTCTTGCCCGCTGAACACACACAGTACGGAAACCTTCGAGCCATCGCGTCACAAGAGCGGCAGTCACACGAGGAGACCACCGGACACAACAAGGAAGCCTCCGACACGTTCGCCAGTCACGAATCTTCCTTTAGAGCCCACTACCAAACACACTTCGCGACATCGGGATACGATTTTAATCACTACCGCTTGGCCTACAAGTATGGGTTTGATCTCGCTCTTGACCCGGACAACCGGAAGATGGAATGGAACACCCTCGAACTCCAAGCCCGTCAAAACTGGAATGAGAAACTCATGGGACTGTGGAGCCAGTACCACCAAGCCGTTCGCTACGGTTGGGAACAGAACCTCAAGCTCAACGACGGGTGA
- a CDS encoding Cell envelope biogenesis protein OmpA: MRHIILSLAVVSVLVSSSSVAYEVKGHPAFTPYSGSVATRRDDDGFKSYALVTAVNEKGKTDEEVLQTLKVKGNVIRFSYENPKDRSPHEVYTNYRQGFEKGGFKILFACVADECGARYATSRWARVTGMRYFTPEMRYFAAKGSRDGQDVYIAVLVAKARHQVELVEITQMETGLVTAESIGEGLKAEGRVVLDGILFDTDKATIKVESKPALDAIATFLRDHAALKAYIVGHTDGTGEFEHNMQLAKDRAAAVAAALVNDYQIAPERLVAHGVGSLSPARTNKTDAGRAQNRRVELVER, from the coding sequence ATGCGCCATATCATTCTGAGCCTAGCGGTTGTGAGCGTGCTCGTGTCGTCGTCGTCCGTTGCGTACGAGGTGAAGGGCCACCCCGCGTTCACGCCGTATTCGGGGAGCGTCGCTACGCGGCGGGATGACGATGGGTTTAAATCCTATGCGCTCGTCACGGCGGTGAATGAAAAAGGCAAGACGGATGAGGAGGTGCTTCAAACGCTGAAGGTCAAGGGCAACGTCATCCGGTTCTCGTACGAGAACCCGAAGGACCGTTCCCCACACGAGGTCTACACGAATTATCGCCAAGGATTCGAGAAGGGAGGCTTCAAGATTCTGTTCGCCTGTGTCGCGGATGAGTGTGGTGCGCGGTATGCGACGAGCCGATGGGCTCGCGTGACAGGCATGCGCTATTTCACCCCAGAGATGCGCTACTTTGCCGCGAAAGGTTCGAGGGACGGGCAAGATGTTTACATCGCGGTGTTGGTGGCCAAGGCGCGCCACCAAGTCGAGCTCGTGGAAATCACCCAGATGGAGACAGGCCTCGTCACGGCCGAGTCGATCGGGGAAGGCCTGAAGGCGGAGGGGCGTGTCGTCCTTGACGGCATTTTGTTCGACACCGACAAGGCGACTATCAAGGTGGAATCGAAGCCGGCACTCGATGCGATCGCGACGTTTCTCCGCGACCATGCCGCGTTGAAGGCCTATATCGTCGGACACACTGATGGGACCGGAGAATTCGAGCACAACATGCAGTTAGCCAAGGACCGCGCCGCCGCTGTTGCCGCGGCACTCGTCAACGACTACCAGATTGCCCCCGAGCGTCTGGTCGCGCACGGAGTGGGGTCACTCTCTCCCGCCCGTACGAACAAGACCGATGCCGGGCGGGCGCAAAACCGCCGTGTCGAGCTGGTGGAGCGATAG